A window from Mangifera indica cultivar Alphonso chromosome 2, CATAS_Mindica_2.1, whole genome shotgun sequence encodes these proteins:
- the LOC123209354 gene encoding pumilio homolog 2-like, which translates to MLSELGRRPMIGGNEGSFGDDLEKEIGLLLREQRSRQEADDRELELNLYRSGSAPPTVEGSLSAVGGLFRGSFGTNNTSFSELSRAKLGNNNNGFPSEEELRSDPDYLSYYYSNVNLNPRLPPPLLSKEDWRLAQRLRGESSASGGMGDRRKVNRGRDNGGNGARSLFSQPPGFDSRKQESELEPQKVRGSADWGGDGLIGLTGIGLGNEQKSLAEIFQDDLGRATLGAGIPSRPASRNAFDENLETINTAEAELANLHSGANVQGSSTVQTIGLPSSYSYAAALGASLSRSTTPDPQLVARAPSPCPTPIGGGRVNTSEKRGMTNPNSFSGVSSGMNESPDLVAALSGINLSANGVMDDEIQLPPQIEQDVENHRNYLFAMQDGQNHINQQKYSNKSESGHLHMPSAHQSGKMSYSDLGKSNGGGSDLNNSSLVADRQAELQNSGVPTNNLYMKGSPTSTLNGGNALPAQYQHIDGMQNYGLSGYSLNPSFASVMASQLGAGNLPPLYENVTAASAMAVHGMDSRVLGGGLAAGQNLNTASDSHNLSRLGSQMAGGALQAPFVDPMYLQYLRTSEYAAQLAALNDPSVDRNFLGNSYMNLLELQKAYLGVLLSPQKSQYGVPLGAKSGGSNHHGYSGSPAFRVGMSYPSSPLANPIIANSPVGPGSPIGHNEPNLRFSGMRNLAGGVMAPWHLDGSMDGSFGSSLLEEFKSNKAKCFELSEIAGYVVEFSADQYGSRFIQQKLETATTEEKNMVYQEIMPQALSLMTDVFGNYVIQKFFEHGLASQRRELANKLFGHVLTLCLQMYGCRVIQKAIEVVDLDQKIKMVGELDGHVMRCVRDQNGNHVIQKCIECVPEENIQFIVATVFDQVVALSTHPYGCRVVQRILEHCKDPKTQSKVMDEILGNVSNLAQDQYGNYVVQHVLEHGKSHERSIIIEELAGKIVEMSQQKFASNVVEKCLTFGGPTERQLLVNEMLGSTDENEPLQAMMKDQFANYVVQKVLETCDDHQRELILSRIKVHLNALKKYTYGKHIVARVEKLVAAGERRIAAQSPHPA; encoded by the exons ATGTTATCTGAATTGGGGAGGAGACCGATGATAGGTGGAAACGAAGGTTCGTTTGGTGATGATTTGGAGAAGGAAATAGGTTTATTGCTTCGTGAACAGCGTAGTAGACAAGAGGCTGATGATCGTGAGCTCGAGCTTAACTTGTATAGAAGTGGTTCAGCACCGCCAACTGTGGAGGGTTCTTTAAGTGCAGTTGGTGGCCTGTTTCGAGGTAGTTTTGGTACTAATAACACATCCTTCTCGGAGCTTTCTAGGGCTAAACttggaaataataataatggtttCCCTTCCGAGGAGGAGCTTAGGTCTGATCCAGATTATCTTTCATATTACTATTCGAATGTGAATCTGAACCCCAGGCTTCCGCCTCCTTTGCTTTCTAAGGAGGATTGGAGGTTGGCGCAGAGATTGAGAGGAGAGAGTTCGGCATCGGGTGGGATGGGAGATAGAAGGAAAGTGAATAGAGGACGTGACAATGGTGGCAATGGCGCTAGGTCTTTGTTTTCTCAGCCACCTGGGTTCGATTCAAGGAAACAAGAGAGTGAGCTGGAGCCTCAGAAGGTTCGTGGCTCTGCGGATTGGGGTGGTGATGGACTAATTGGCTTGACGGGAATAGGACTCGGGAACGAACAAAAGAGCCTTGCTGAAATCTTTCAG GATGACTTGGGGAGAGCTACACTTGGCGCAGGGATTCCGTCACGTCCTGCTAGCCGTAATGCATTTGATGAAAACCTTGAGACCATCAATACTGCTGAAGCTGAACTGGCTAATTTGCATTCTGGTGCAAATGTTCAAGGCTCATCGACTGTCCAGACTATTGGCCTACCTTCTTCATATTCTTATGCTGCTGCTCTAGGTGCTTCCTTGTCTAGAAGTACCACTCCTGATCCCCAACTTGTAGCCAGAGCTCCTAGTCCTTGCCCAACCCCAATTGGAGGAGGAAGAGTTAACACCTCAGAAAAGAGAGGCATGACTAATCCAAACTCATTTTCTGGTGTCTCCTCTGGGATGAATGAGTCTCCAGATCTGGTCGCTGCCTTGTCTGGCATAAATTTGTCAgcaaatggagtgatggatgatGAAATCCAACTGCCTCCACAGATAGAACAGGATGTTGAGAATCACCGAAATTATTTGTTTGCTATGCAGGATGGTCAGAATCATATCAATCAACAGAAATACTCTAATAAATCAGAATCTGGGCATTTACATATGCCTTCAGCCCATCAATCAGGCAAAATGTCTTACTCTGATTTGGGTAAGAGTAATGGAGGTGGCTCAGACTTGAACAACTCATCCTTAGTAGCTGATAGGCAAGCTGAACTACAAAATTCTGGTGTTCCtactaataatttatacatgaaAGGATCACCTACATCCACTCTTAATGGTGGAAATGCTTTGCCTGCTCAGTATCAGCACATAGACGGTATGCAAAACTATGGATTAAGTGGTTACTCCTTGAATCCATCTTTTGCCTCTGTCATGGCTAGCCAACTTGGTGCTGGTAATCTGCCTCCATTATATGAAAATGTTACAGCGGCATCAGCTATGGCAGTCCATGGAATGGATTCAAGAGTGCTTGGAGGAGGCTTGGCTGCTGGACAAAATCTTAATACTGCATCTGACTCGCACAATCTCAGCAGACTTGGGAGTCAAATGGCTGGGGGTGCTCTTCAGGCCCCTTTTGTTGACCCGATGTATCTCCAGTACTTGAGAACATCTGAATATGCTGCTCAGCTTGCAGCTCTTAATGATCCCTCAGTGGATAGGAACTTCCTTGGCAATTCATACATGAATCTACTTGAACTCCAGAAAGCTTATCTTGGAGTTCTGCTGTCACCTCAGAAATCACAGTATGGCGTTCCATTAGGTGCTAAGTCTGGTGGTTCTAATCATCATGGCTATAGTGGAAGTCCTGCATTCAGGGTTGGTATGTCCTATCCTAGTAGTCCTTTGGCAAATCCTATTATTGCAAACTCCCCAGTGGGACCTGGTAGTCCTATCGGACACAATGAGCCGAACTTGCGTTTTTCTGGGATGAGGAACTTAGCTGGGGGGGTCATGGCACCTTGGCATTTGGATGGTAGTATGGATGGTAGCTTTGGGTCTTCTTTGCTAGAAGAGTTCAAGAGCAACAAAGCAAAGTGTTTTGAACTTTCAGAAATTGCAGGCTATGTCGTTGAATTCAG TGCGGATCAGTATGGGAGCCGATTCATTCAACAAAAACTTGAGACAGCCACAACAGAAGAGAAGAACATGGTTTATCAGGAAATCATGCCTCAAGCTCTTTCTTTGATGACTGATGTATTTGGTAATTATGTCATTCAGAAG TTTTTTGAGCATGGGCTTGCATCTCAGCGGAGAGAGCTTGCCAACAAGCTTTTTGGTCATGTTTTAACCCTTTGCCTTCAAATGTATGGTTGCCGAGTGATCCAGAAG GCCATAGAAGTTGTTGATCTGGATCAGAAAATCAAAATGGTTGGAGAGCTTGATGGTCATGTGATGCGTTGTGTGCGTGACCAGAATGGGAACCATGTCATCCAGAAGTGTATTGAATGTGTTCCTGAAGAGAATATTCAATTTATTGTCGCAACAGTCTTTGATCAAGTTGTTGCCCTTTCAACCCACCCTTATGGGTGTCGTGTGGTACAG AGAATTCTGGAGCACTGCAAGGACCCCAAAACACAAAGTAAGGTTATGGATGAGATCTTAGGAAATGTCAGCAACTTGGCACAGGATCAATATGGCAATTATGTTGTTCAG CATGTCCTGGAGCATGGCAAGTCACACGAGCGTTCTATTATAATTGAGGAATTAGCTGGGAAGATAGTTGAAATGAGTCAGCAGAAATTTGCTTCCAATGTTGTTGAGAAGTGTTTAACTTTCGGTGGCCCTACTGAACGTCAATTACTGGTGAATGAGATGCTTGGCTCTACTGATGAAAATGAGCCTCTTCAG